A single window of Bacteroidales bacterium DNA harbors:
- a CDS encoding ATP-dependent 6-phosphofructokinase: MKRVMIVTGGGDCPGLNAVIRAVVNRASQEKDWEVVGSIEAFNGILREPTEIVVLDENAVRGIHYQGGTILQTTNKGGPFSWPVKEKDGTWTTVDRSDEMIRKIGYLGIDAVINVGGDGSQRISQALFEKGLNIVGVPKTIDNDLSATDSTFGFQTAVEIATDAVDKLVTTAASHNRVQILEVMGRDAGWIALNSAVAGGAEVCLLPEFPYNINKVMDKIGSRFNRGRGFINIVIAEGARNINGNYVARESNEPGYNNRILGGVGFQLENELKEAGCEHSIRTTVLGHLQRGGVPVAYDRVLASQFGVKAFELVMERKFGTMVSYRHPRITYVTLKEAIQKPNLVTWDTALMKTALGLGICLGV; encoded by the coding sequence ATGAAAAGAGTAATGATTGTTACAGGTGGCGGCGATTGTCCCGGTTTGAACGCGGTAATAAGAGCAGTTGTTAACCGTGCTTCTCAAGAAAAGGATTGGGAAGTGGTAGGCTCTATAGAAGCCTTTAACGGAATTTTACGTGAACCTACAGAAATAGTAGTTTTAGATGAAAATGCAGTTAGAGGAATTCATTATCAAGGCGGAACTATTCTTCAAACAACAAACAAGGGAGGTCCTTTCAGTTGGCCGGTAAAAGAGAAAGACGGCACATGGACTACTGTTGACCGTTCCGACGAAATGATTCGTAAAATAGGTTATCTCGGAATTGATGCTGTGATTAATGTAGGTGGCGACGGCTCACAAAGGATATCCCAGGCTCTCTTTGAAAAAGGTTTGAACATTGTCGGAGTTCCAAAAACTATAGATAATGATTTATCGGCAACGGATTCTACATTCGGATTTCAAACTGCTGTAGAAATTGCTACAGATGCAGTTGATAAATTAGTAACAACGGCTGCCAGCCACAATCGTGTACAAATTCTTGAAGTAATGGGCAGAGATGCCGGATGGATAGCATTAAACTCTGCTGTTGCAGGCGGCGCCGAAGTATGTTTATTACCCGAATTTCCATATAACATCAATAAAGTAATGGATAAAATAGGTTCGCGCTTCAACAGAGGTCGCGGATTTATAAATATTGTCATTGCAGAAGGAGCAAGAAACATCAATGGTAATTATGTAGCAAGGGAAAGCAATGAACCGGGTTACAACAACAGAATTCTCGGCGGTGTCGGGTTTCAACTTGAAAATGAATTAAAAGAGGCCGGATGCGAACACAGTATCAGAACAACTGTATTGGGACATCTGCAACGTGGTGGTGTTCCGGTTGCATATGACAGGGTTTTGGCTTCGCAATTCGGAGTTAAAGCTTTTGAATTAGTTATGGAAAGAAAATTCGGCACGATGGTTTCTTACAGACATCCGAGAATTACTTATGTTACATTAAAGGAAGCAATTCAAAAACCCAACCTTGTTACATGGGATACTGCTTTAATGAAAACAGCTCTCGGACTTGGAATCTGCCTTGGGGTTTAA
- a CDS encoding ketoacyl-ACP synthase III, giving the protein MYINATGYYIPTKRIYNDYFLNVNGLTNEWILQRTGIETRSKVDEGEDGVTMGIKAVENALKTIPYNIEDIDLIISAGYTPIDTVGSLAHKVQREFKIKNAKALMISSACSSLVNALEIVETYFLSNKASKALIICSEHNTYYSNEEDPQSGHLWGDAAVALLLSKSRYKDGEPEVLNITTQGLGHIGKGPDGVYLQPKDKGIVMQDGRDVFLNATKYMINSLNKVIEGQGITINDLSYIIAHQANKRIINSMLHLLEIPEERSLINIDKYGNTGSASAFLVMLENIDKFKSGDYIGITVFGGGYSAGAVLLRF; this is encoded by the coding sequence ATGTATATTAATGCTACGGGTTATTATATACCTACAAAAAGAATTTATAATGATTATTTTTTAAATGTTAATGGCTTAACCAACGAATGGATACTTCAGCGTACCGGAATTGAAACCCGCTCAAAAGTCGATGAAGGTGAAGATGGAGTTACAATGGGAATCAAAGCCGTCGAGAATGCTTTAAAAACAATTCCTTACAATATAGAAGATATAGATTTAATTATCAGCGCCGGTTACACACCCATTGATACCGTAGGCTCGCTTGCCCATAAAGTTCAGAGAGAGTTCAAAATAAAAAATGCAAAAGCTTTAATGATCTCATCGGCATGTTCTTCTTTAGTAAATGCTTTGGAAATAGTTGAAACTTATTTTTTATCTAATAAAGCATCCAAAGCATTGATAATATGTTCCGAACATAATACATACTATAGTAACGAAGAAGATCCGCAAAGCGGTCATTTATGGGGAGATGCTGCTGTTGCACTTTTACTTTCTAAGTCAAGATATAAAGACGGCGAACCGGAGGTTTTAAACATAACAACGCAAGGATTAGGACATATAGGCAAAGGTCCTGATGGGGTTTATCTGCAACCGAAAGATAAAGGGATAGTTATGCAAGACGGGAGAGATGTTTTTCTCAATGCTACTAAATATATGATTAACTCTTTAAATAAAGTTATTGAGGGACAGGGAATAACTATTAACGATTTATCATACATAATAGCACATCAGGCAAATAAGCGAATAATAAACAGCATGCTGCATTTATTGGAAATTCCGGAAGAAAGAAGTTTGATAAATATCGACAAATACGGGAATACCGGTTCAGCAAGTGCATTTCTTGTAATGCTGGAAAATATAGATAAATTTAAGTCCGGCGATTACATAGGAATAACAGTTTTCGGAGGCGGATACTCAGCCGGAGCCGTGTTGTTAAGGTTTTGA
- a CDS encoding TetR/AcrR family transcriptional regulator, with amino-acid sequence MKSTKQDLIDAARNLFSIHGYTNTTMNDIANESKKGRRTLYTYFKNKKEIINAIIDEELSYVVSSLESIAAMNIDPLEKLTKFVVTRMESVREIVIRNGSLHAEFFKNTVNVELFRRKFEKKEINLLERIFSEGVEKKVFNISSDSYQAAVLTHFIMQGLDVPYIRGILDESNLEKKEALKKKMFLIIKGLINDDLYNENKI; translated from the coding sequence ATGAAATCAACAAAACAAGACCTGATTGACGCCGCAAGAAATTTATTCAGCATTCACGGCTATACCAACACTACTATGAATGACATAGCAAATGAATCTAAAAAAGGCAGACGAACATTGTACACTTATTTTAAAAATAAAAAAGAAATAATCAATGCCATAATTGATGAAGAGTTAAGTTATGTGGTTTCCTCACTGGAATCTATCGCGGCAATGAATATTGACCCATTAGAAAAATTAACCAAATTTGTTGTAACGCGAATGGAATCCGTTCGTGAAATAGTTATAAGAAACGGATCTTTACACGCAGAATTTTTTAAAAACACGGTTAATGTAGAATTATTCAGAAGGAAATTTGAAAAGAAAGAAATTAACTTATTGGAAAGAATCTTTTCCGAAGGCGTTGAGAAAAAGGTTTTTAATATATCTTCCGATTCTTACCAAGCTGCCGTATTGACACATTTTATAATGCAAGGTTTAGATGTTCCGTATATCAGAGGAATATTAGATGAATCTAATCTTGAAAAGAAGGAAGCATTAAAAAAGAAAATGTTTCTTATAATCAAGGGTTTAATTAATGATGATTTATATAATGAAAATAAAATTTAA
- a CDS encoding AMP nucleosidase, with protein sequence MKTREEIVKNWLPRYTGCKLEDIGEYILLTNFQKYVEIFAQKNNVPIVGLDKAMPNATADNITIINFGMGSPNAATIMDLLSAKIPKAVLFLGKTGGTKIKNKLGDLILPIAAIRGEGTSDDYFPPEVPSLPAFNLQKAISSAIIDAGRDYWTGTVYTTNRRVWEHDEEFKEYLLKIKVIAVDMETATLFSVGFKNSIPTGALLLVSDKPMISEGVKTEESDKHVTETFVEQHVDIGTDALRQLISHGIIVKHLRFEDNEPDNSFH encoded by the coding sequence ATGAAAACACGAGAAGAAATAGTAAAAAATTGGCTTCCTCGATATACAGGTTGCAAGCTTGAAGATATTGGAGAATATATCTTGTTGACGAATTTTCAGAAATATGTTGAAATATTCGCTCAAAAGAATAATGTTCCTATTGTCGGATTAGATAAAGCTATGCCTAATGCAACCGCCGATAATATAACTATTATAAATTTCGGTATGGGTAGTCCTAACGCCGCTACGATTATGGATTTACTTTCGGCAAAAATTCCCAAAGCAGTATTATTCCTTGGAAAAACAGGCGGAACAAAAATTAAGAATAAACTCGGCGATTTAATTTTACCTATTGCTGCAATCCGCGGCGAAGGTACTTCCGATGATTATTTTCCTCCCGAAGTTCCCAGTTTGCCGGCTTTCAATTTACAAAAAGCTATTTCATCCGCAATAATTGATGCAGGTAGGGATTATTGGACTGGCACTGTTTATACTACTAACCGTCGTGTTTGGGAGCATGATGAGGAGTTTAAAGAATATCTGCTGAAAATAAAAGTTATTGCAGTTGATATGGAAACCGCAACTCTTTTTTCGGTCGGATTTAAAAATTCTATACCTACGGGAGCGTTACTTTTAGTTTCAGATAAACCGATGATTTCCGAAGGTGTTAAAACTGAAGAAAGCGATAAACATGTTACCGAAACTTTTGTCGAACAACATGTGGATATAGGTACGGATGCATTGCGGCAGCTAATTAGTCATGGTATAATTGTAAAGCATCTTCGCTTCGAAGATAACGAACCGGATAATTCCTTCCATTAA
- the holA gene encoding DNA polymerase III subunit delta: MKYEELLFNLKNRIYNPVYFLTGEQTYYIDSLTSIFENDVLSEDERDFNLSILYGKDVTAKDVAAQAKQYPMMATYQVLIVKEAQDISKIEALESYVSNPLSSTILVLCYKYKKLDGRTSFYKTLKNKAVLFEAPKIYDNEVPSWIEQQCAKMGYKISPKAAVMIAQHIGSDLQKIVNELEKLSIVIPKSSTINEDHVEKHVGVSKEYNIFELQNAVGGRNINKAYQIVMYFAENEKAMSLPGLVVNLYQFFTKLMKYHFVNDKSKQNMASVLGVNPFFVKDYALAASVYPPKKISSIFLILQEYDLKSKGVDNVNSTPGELMKEMIYKILH, encoded by the coding sequence ATGAAATACGAAGAATTATTATTTAATCTTAAAAATAGAATTTATAATCCGGTGTATTTTCTGACCGGAGAACAAACTTATTATATAGATTCCTTAACATCAATATTTGAAAACGATGTTTTGTCGGAAGATGAACGTGATTTTAATCTTTCTATATTATACGGCAAGGATGTTACGGCAAAGGATGTAGCGGCTCAAGCGAAGCAATACCCGATGATGGCTACTTATCAGGTTCTTATTGTAAAAGAAGCCCAGGATATTTCGAAAATTGAAGCTTTGGAAAGTTATGTTAGTAATCCTTTGTCGTCAACAATACTGGTTTTATGTTATAAATACAAAAAACTTGACGGTAGAACTTCCTTTTACAAGACACTTAAGAATAAGGCCGTTCTTTTTGAGGCTCCGAAGATTTATGATAATGAGGTTCCGTCTTGGATTGAGCAGCAATGTGCAAAGATGGGTTATAAAATATCCCCGAAAGCTGCCGTAATGATTGCCCAACATATTGGCTCCGACCTTCAAAAAATTGTCAATGAATTAGAAAAACTTTCAATCGTAATTCCTAAATCGTCAACTATTAACGAAGATCATGTTGAAAAACATGTAGGAGTTAGTAAAGAGTATAATATATTTGAATTGCAGAATGCAGTTGGTGGTAGAAACATCAATAAAGCTTATCAGATTGTTATGTATTTTGCGGAAAATGAAAAAGCTATGTCGTTGCCCGGATTGGTTGTAAATCTTTATCAGTTTTTTACAAAACTTATGAAGTACCATTTCGTCAATGATAAAAGCAAACAAAATATGGCTTCGGTTTTGGGCGTAAATCCGTTTTTTGTAAAGGATTACGCTTTAGCAGCATCTGTTTATCCTCCAAAAAAAATTTCGTCAATATTTTTAATATTGCAAGAATATGATTTGAAATCAAAAGGAGTAGATAATGTTAACAGTACTCCGGGCGAACTTATGAAAGAAATGATTTATAAAATATTACATTAA